A genome region from Triticum aestivum cultivar Chinese Spring chromosome 2B, IWGSC CS RefSeq v2.1, whole genome shotgun sequence includes the following:
- the LOC123047656 gene encoding zealexin A1 synthase-like — MEPGALPLLWSVVPLIILLVVKIYTSSPAGKRLPPGPWQLPLVGSLHHFLLSRHRDLPHRALQELSRKHGPLMLLHFGAVPTLVVSSAEAAREVLKTHDAAFASRHLTPTLDIFSRGGQDILFSPYGDLWRQLRRICLLELMSARRVLSFRHIREDEVAALIGYITDECAHGGGCTVVEIGQLITHTVNDIVVRSAVGGRCPRRDEFLHVLDKSVKLAGGFNLSDLYPSSPLARWLSGALRETERCNRKARAIMDNFIRERVDGAGESTEDLLVVLLRVQKDGGAQCPLSLTTDIIITVVQEMFVAGSETSSTTLEWAMSELVRNPRVLHKAQEEVREELHGRSKLAEGDLAGGRLSYLNLVIRETLRLHAPLPFLLPRQCREPCEVMGYHIPEGTKVLVKAWALGRYGAYWEDAEAFKPERFEESSAAAMDFKGGHFEYLPFGSGRRMCPGVALGLANMELLLASLLYHFDWELPGGGRPEELDMSEAFGIAVSRKSKLVLRATQCIPFTN; from the coding sequence ATGGAGCCTGGAGCACTTCCGTTGCTCTGGTCCGTCGTCCCCTTAATCATCTTACTTGTCGTTAAAATCTACACCTCGTCTCCAGCGGGAAAGCGGCTGCCGCCGGGACCATGGCAGCTGCCGCTCGTAGGCAGCCTCCACCACTTCCTGCTGTCGCGCCACCGGGACCTGCCGCACCGTGCCCTGCAGGAGCTCTCTCGCAAGCACGGCCCGCTCATGCTGCTCCACTTCGGCGCTGTACCCACGCTGGTCGTCTCCTCTGCCGAGGCCGCCAGGGAGGTTCTCAAGACGCACGATGCCGCCTTCGCCAGCCGCCACCTCACGCCAACGTTGGACATCTTCAGCCGTGGCGGCCAAGACATCCTCTTCTCCCCTTACGGTGACCTCTGGCGCCAGCTCCGCCGCATCTGCCTGCTCGAGCTCATGAGCGCACGCCGCGTCCTGTCCTTCCGCCACATCCGGGAAGACGAGGTCGCCGCCTTGATCGGCTACATCACTGACGAGTGCGCTCATGGCGGCGGCTGCACTGTAGTTGAAATCGGCCAGCTGATCACACACACGGTCAATGACATCGTGGTGCGGTCGGCCGTCGGCGGCCGGTGCCCGCGGCGAGACGAGTTCCTGCACGTGCTCGACAAGTCTGTGAAGCTCGCCGGTGGCTTCAACCTGTCTGACCTCTACCCATCGTCACCGCTGGCCCGCTGGCTCAGCGGCGCCCTCCGGGAGACCGAGCGGTGCAACCGCAAAGCGCGTGCCATTATGGACAATTTCATCCGCGAGCGCGTCGACGGTGCCGGCGAGAGCACGGAGGACCTTCTTGTGGTGCTGCTGAGGGTGCAGAAGGACGGCGGGGCGCAGTGCCCCCTCTCCCTCACCaccgacatcatcatcaccgtggtCCAGGAAATGTTCGTAGCCGGGAGCGAGACCTCGTCGACGACGTTGGAATGGGCCATGTCGGAGCTGGTGAGGAACCCGCGCGTCCTCCACAAGGCCCAGGAGGAGGTGCGAGAGGAACTCCATGGACGGAGCAAGCTAGCGGAGGGTGACCTCGCTGGTGGGCGGCTGAGCTACCTCAACTTGGTGATCCGGGAGACGTTGCGGCTGCACGCGCCATTGCCGTTCCTGTTGCCGCGGCAGTGCCGGGAGCCATGCGAGGTGATGGGATACCACATCCCCGAGGGTACAAAGGTTCTCGTGAAGGCCTGGGCCCTGGGCAGGTACGGCGCCTACTGGGAGGACGCCGAGGCGTTCAAGCCGGAGAGGTTCGAGGAGAGTAgtgcggccgccatggacttcaAGGGAGGCCACTTCGAGTACCTTCCCTTCGGGTCAGGCAGGAGGATGTGCCCAGGCGTGGCGCTCGGCCTCGCCAACATGGAGCTGCTGCTCGCCAGCCTTCTCTACCACTTCGACTGGGAGCTCCCCGGCGGCGGGAGACCGGAGGAGCTCGATATGTCTGAGGCGTTTGGCATCGCCGTCAGCAGGAAGTCCAAGCTCGTCTTGCGTGCTACACAGTGTATCCCATTCACAAATTAA